CAGCTCACCGATGTGCGCGCCGATGTGAGTCTCTCGCTGTACGAGATGCTCGACGGAAAGCGCGAGCGCAATTTCCATCAGCTTGCACTGGAGCGCAGCCAGGTCGCGGTCTTCCCGCTGCATTGGACCGTCGTGCATCCGATCACGGCCGACAGTCCGCTGCACGGCTTCACACCGCAGCAGCTGCGCGAATCGGAAGCGGAACTGCTCATCCTGATCACGGCGCACGAGGAGACGTTCTCCACGCACGTGTCCGTACGCGCGTCATACTACTGGGACGACATCACCTGGGACGCCAAGTTCGCCGATATCTTCGCGCAGTCGGCAGGAGAATCGATCGCGATCGATGTCGAGCGCCTCGATCGGCTCGACCGGCTCCCCGAAGGAACCACCAGCGTGCCCGCTCCCGCGGAGCTTACGAAGAAGGGCTGAGGCGCAACGTATCGAGGTCGATCTCCGACTCGAGTGTGCGCAGCACTTCGTCGGAGATCGCGCCTTCGTTGCGGAGACGAAGCAGCATCCGTCGTTCGGCGTCCAACATGCGCGAGCGTAAACGCGACCGGCTGCCGTGATTGGCGTGACTGGTGTGACTGGCGTTCTTGTGCCGGTGCTGGCGGTCGCGTAGCTCCGTGCGGAGCCACTCCACATCGGCGGGATCGGCCCACGGCTCGCGGGATGCGTCGTCCAACGCCTCGGCCGCGCGGCGGAGCGCTTCCTGTCGCGCGACCTGTTCCTCTTCGTGGTGCGCGGCCTCCGGCACGAACTTGAAGGCGCGAATGATCGGCGCCAGCGACAGCCCCTGCACCACCAGCGTGACCAGAATGAGGCACATCGTCATGATGATCACCTCGTCGCGGTACGGGAATCGTGCGCCGTTGTCGAGTGTGAGCGGCAACGCGAACGCGGTGGCCAGCGACACGATGCCACGCATGCTCGTCCACGACACCAGAAACATCGACTTCCAACTGCCGGCGGTCGACGTCACCACGCGACCGCGACGCAGCGATTCCCGGCAGATGGTGGTGACCGGCACCCAGATCAGGCGGACCACCATGACCGCGACGCCCAGCAGCACTCCGTACTTCACGGCACCGTCGAAGGCGGCCACACCGGATTTCTGCATGAGCTCCGCGAACTGCAGCCCCAGCAAAATGAAGATCAGCGCGTTGAGCGTGAACACCAGCAGGTCCCAGACCGCGCGCGATTGAATGCGCGAGCGCGGCCCGACTGCCGTGGATAGATGCTGACGCGCGTAGAGTCCGCCGGCGACGCAGGCCAGCACGGCCGACACATGCAGCGTTTCGGCAAGCATCCAGGCGGCGTACGGCGCGGCCAACGTGAGAACCGTTTCCGCCAGTTCGTCGCGCGTTCGACGTGCCACCACAATCATGAGCCAGCCAACGGCCAGCCCGACCAGCACACCCACACCGGCATCGAGGAAGAAGCGCACCAGCGCTTCACCGAAGCTGAACGCGCCGGTGACCGCCGCCGCCACCGCCGTGCGATACAGCACCAGTGCCGACGCATCGTTCACGAGGCTCTCGCCTTCGAGAATCACGATCACGCGACCCGGCACCGGCAAGCGCGACACCACCGCCGTGGCCGCCACGGCATCGGGCGGTGACACGATGGCGCCGAGGGCGACGGCGACCGCCCACGGCATATCGGGAATGAACATCCGGATGAGCACCGCGACGACGGCCGTCGTCGCGAGCACCAGTCCGACGGCCAAGCCACCGATGGCCCGCCGGTTCGCCGTGAACTCGCGGAACGACGTGAAGAACGCCGCGGCCCACAGAATCGGCGGCAGGAACACGAAGAACACCACGTCGGGATCGAGCGTCGGCATCTCGACGCCGGGCACGAATCCCACCGCGAGTCCGGCCAGCACCTGCAGCAACGGCGCGGGGATCGGCAAGCGACGACCGAACGCCGTGAGTGCCACCACCAAGGTGGCGAACGCCAACCCGAACAGAATCGGAGAAAAGTGCGGCACAGTAGTTGGTGGTTCGCTTATCGCGTGTGCGACACAAGCCACGGCACGGCGCGCCGCACACCGTTCCCCACCATCAGCAGATGGCCTTCGTGGCGGAACAGCTCATACGTGGCACCGGGCGTTGCCTTGGCGGCCGCTTCCACTCGCGCGGCGGGAATGATGCCGTCGAGTTCCGCACCGACGAACAGCGACGGCGGGGCATTCGCCACCGTGATCGGACTGCCTCCCGCCAGCATGGCGACCGCGGCGAACTGGGCCGGACGCGCCTGCGCGAGCCGCGCGGCAGCGCCAGCGCCCATCGAGTGGCCGATCAGGTACACGCGCGAACTGTCGATGCGGAATTCGTTGCGCAACAGCACCATCAAGGCATCGAAGTGTTCCGGCGTTGCACCGAAGACATCGGTTTTCGGCGACACCAGAATCAGCCGCTGTTCGGCCGCGAGCTTTGTCGCGATGCCGCTGCCGTACGCATCGACGAACATGTTTTCATCGCCACCGGCGCCGTGCAACACCAGCAGTACACCCACCGGCTTACGCACGTTCGCCGAGGGCGGCACCACGATGCGCATGGGCACCAGGGTGTTGTTCGCGCCGCGGTAGACGCGCCAGAAATCGCCAACTAAACCGATGTACGGATCACGTCCGCGTTCCAGCACGCTCACTTCGCGTGCCAGATCGCGAGATAACCGCACGGGGTCGTTCAGAAACTCGGCGCTGCGCTCGGGCGATGGCACATCGACCAGCAGCTTGGCCCGCTCACGCGTGGAGAGCAGTGCTTGCGCCAGTGGCCCGGTGCTGTCCACCACGGCGAGCCGCGCCAGATACTCCTCGCGCGCTGCACTCACCGGCGCGCCATTCAGCGAGCGCGGGCCCGCTGGCGGCGCGGGAGGAACGGAGGCCGCGCCGGTGAGCTGCGCGGCAGCGGCGTCGATCGTGCCGACGGCCGCCGCAAACTGCCCGCTGAAGAAACTCAATGCCGCGCGGTCGACGGTGCGATTCACCTGGGCGCGCACGCTGTCGGGCAGGGTCTTCGCGTTCTCCCGCTGCGTGTACGCGGCATCGACTCGCATATACGCGGCGGCGAGATCGGCGCGCGTGACCTTCGCGGCCGTCGCGGTCGCAGGCGCCTGCGCCCCGACGAGCGCCGGCGCACAGATCGCAACGGCAGCAACCGACCGGACAAGACGGCTCACGCCGGGAACAGTCCGTCGATCGAGAGATAGCGTTCGCCGGTGTCGTAGCAGAACGTGAGCACGCGGGCACCGTCGATCATGTCGGGAATCTTTTGCGCCACCGCCGCCAGCGATGCACCACTCGAGATGCCGACCAGAATCCCTTCCTCGCACGCGGAGCGCTGCGTGTACTCGAACGCCGCTTCTTCCGTGACCTGAATGGCGCCGTCCAGCGTGTCGCGATGCAGGTTGTCGGGAATGAAGCCCGGCCCCACGCCCTGAATGCGATGCGGCCCCGGCGCTCCGCCACTGATCACCGCCGACTTCGCCGGTTCCACCGCGAACGTCTTCATCGCCGGCCAATGCTGCTTCAGCACTTCGCTGCACGCGGTGATGTGACCGCCGGTGCCCACGCCCGTAATAAGATAGTCCACGCCGTCGGGGAAATCGGCGAGAATTTCTCGGGCCGTGGTCAGCGCGTGCGCGCGGATGTTCGCTTCGTTGGCGAACTGGTTCGGCATCCACGCGTTCGGCGTGCTCGCCACCAGTTCGTTGGCGCGCTCGATCGCGCCCTTCATTCCCTTCTCGCGTGGCGTCAGGTCGAACGTCGCGCCGTACGCCGCCATCAGCTTGCGACGTTCAATCGACATCGACTCCGGCATGACCAGCACCAGCTTGTAGCCCTTCACCGCCGCGACCATTGCCAGTCCGATGCCGGTGTTCCCCGACGTCGGTTCGATGATCACGCTGTCCTTCGTCAGCACACCACGCTGCTCGGCGTCTTCGATCATCGCCAAGGCAATACGATCCTTGATGCTGCCGCCCGGATTCGCGCGCTCGAGTTTCATCCAGACTTCGACGCGC
This region of Gemmatimonas groenlandica genomic DNA includes:
- a CDS encoding Na+/H+ antiporter, translating into MPHFSPILFGLAFATLVVALTAFGRRLPIPAPLLQVLAGLAVGFVPGVEMPTLDPDVVFFVFLPPILWAAAFFTSFREFTANRRAIGGLAVGLVLATTAVVAVLIRMFIPDMPWAVAVALGAIVSPPDAVAATAVVSRLPVPGRVIVILEGESLVNDASALVLYRTAVAAAVTGAFSFGEALVRFFLDAGVGVLVGLAVGWLMIVVARRTRDELAETVLTLAAPYAAWMLAETLHVSAVLACVAGGLYARQHLSTAVGPRSRIQSRAVWDLLVFTLNALIFILLGLQFAELMQKSGVAAFDGAVKYGVLLGVAVMVVRLIWVPVTTICRESLRRGRVVTSTAGSWKSMFLVSWTSMRGIVSLATAFALPLTLDNGARFPYRDEVIIMTMCLILVTLVVQGLSLAPIIRAFKFVPEAAHHEEEQVARQEALRRAAEALDDASREPWADPADVEWLRTELRDRQHRHKNASHTSHANHGSRSRLRSRMLDAERRMLLRLRNEGAISDEVLRTLESEIDLDTLRLSPSS
- the cysK gene encoding cysteine synthase A, with product MRVSSILDTIGHTPHVRLHRLFDPRVEVWMKLERANPGGSIKDRIALAMIEDAEQRGVLTKDSVIIEPTSGNTGIGLAMVAAVKGYKLVLVMPESMSIERRKLMAAYGATFDLTPREKGMKGAIERANELVASTPNAWMPNQFANEANIRAHALTTAREILADFPDGVDYLITGVGTGGHITACSEVLKQHWPAMKTFAVEPAKSAVISGGAPGPHRIQGVGPGFIPDNLHRDTLDGAIQVTEEAAFEYTQRSACEEGILVGISSGASLAAVAQKIPDMIDGARVLTFCYDTGERYLSIDGLFPA
- a CDS encoding PHB depolymerase family esterase → MSRLVRSVAAVAICAPALVGAQAPATATAAKVTRADLAAAYMRVDAAYTQRENAKTLPDSVRAQVNRTVDRAALSFFSGQFAAAVGTIDAAAAQLTGAASVPPAPPAGPRSLNGAPVSAAREEYLARLAVVDSTGPLAQALLSTRERAKLLVDVPSPERSAEFLNDPVRLSRDLAREVSVLERGRDPYIGLVGDFWRVYRGANNTLVPMRIVVPPSANVRKPVGVLLVLHGAGGDENMFVDAYGSGIATKLAAEQRLILVSPKTDVFGATPEHFDALMVLLRNEFRIDSSRVYLIGHSMGAGAAARLAQARPAQFAAVAMLAGGSPITVANAPPSLFVGAELDGIIPAARVEAAAKATPGATYELFRHEGHLLMVGNGVRRAVPWLVSHTR